GTGGGCTTTAGGTGTCACCCTTTTctgtcttttgtttggcCGGTGCCCTTTTCAAGCGTCCATGGAATATGAGTTGTTTGATAAGATCGTTAATGAACCTTTACGGATCCCTGATGCCCCCGATATAGGAGACGACGGTCGTGATTTGCTTAACAGATTGCTTAACAAAGACCCGAATACTCGTATAACGTTGGCTGAAGTAAAGCGTCACCCATGGACAATTCGTGATATGCCAGACTTTGAAGATTGGTTTAAGGGTACAAACCCTGAAGCAAGCGGCCGTGTTGAAGTATCCAATGATGAAGTTGCTTCTGCTATTAGTTTGGTTGGTCGTTTGCGTAGAAAGCTTGGTAAGCTTTTCCGCTTTCGTCGTCCAAAAACACAAGAGCAGGAATCACAAGAACAGGAATCTTCAACGTCTCCTTCTGATTCGTCCTTGCGTAGGGAAACCGGTACCAGTAATTCATCAATTGCTTTATCCCCCAGTCAGTTATCCGATTCATTCAATCACATGTCTGTGgataaacaagaaaataacGCAGGCGAGTCCGAAGAAAATGCTAGGGACGCAGGTGCCGGTGGGGGAGGTCAGCACTTGGAGAAACCTAAGATTGATTTCAATTGGGACCGTTCCCCTATGAGTGAGATTTCAAACCCGGTTGAAGAGGTTGATACAAAACCTGACGAAGATGATTACGATGAAGATGATTCTTCTGATGACCGAAGTCCAGATTCGTTAAGTATGCATCCAGGGGGAGCTGGTTATGATGTCTATTGTCAAGCTTACACGGATTCACATAATAATAGAATGGAATATTCCCAACAGGCCGATCATGACTTGAAGAAAGACCAGGTCCCGATGGTTGCTTGGCGTGACTATGAGCATTTAAACAGGTCTCGCCCGGGGGAGGATCCAAATTATAATTCTATTTCAGGTTTTCTATCTGCCAATGGGTTGCCCATGAGCCAAGCTCCAAGTACTTCTCCGTATATCTTTGAACATCCCATGACTTCGAGTCACTaagcttttgttgatttgaTTGTGGACTCgtttttttccatttttgatattgtgtttttatatatttggCTTTACAATGGTGAGTTGTCATtcgttttttattaatgtCATTATGCGTTCGTCTGAAGTTGCTTGTTCTGAAAAGCACTCTTATTGATTTGTTCGCCATAAACGTTCGAATTATGGAGGAACCATGTCCTTAGGTAGTGCTTGATACATTCCAttcgttttatttatgattCGACTATTGTTATGTTTgagaaattaaatatatttCATTGAGTTGAATCTTTTGATCTTTTAAGCTAAACACAAtacataaaaaattaaatatcCTTTGTTAAATAAAGTTGTCTATTacaaatgatgaaaagagaaaagggAAGTTAAAAGGACATAAACACTATTTAAAGAGtttaaaacaaaccatGATATTCCACATAACCTAACACTAGTAAGAAGAGCAATCACTGAATCTGTGAAGCtgatttatatatatatatatatatatatatattttctattGTCTATTTACAGAAGCAggttttgaagaaaactaCTTTCCTCTTCAGAAGGATCATGGTGATTATGGTCAGAAGTTGAGCCATCGTCGAACCATAGATGCTCACCGTAAGATATACACAATTCTTCACAAGGAGATACCTCTCGCAAAGTAAAATAAGATATACAGCGGTTTGGTTCGTCCTTTTTCCAGTAAACATTAGGACACCGATCATGATTAAACATGCTACCCAACCCAAGGGCTAATCCCTGTCTGCCGTTTGACCAAACATAAGTATACTCATTTAAAATAGTGTATTGTCCATGGTTAGCATATTGatccttttcaaataacAAAACCGGGCTAACCTCAATACAGGTATGAGCAGGTAAGGGTTCTAAGGCAAACACACCTCGACCTTTTGCTTCAGTATCTCGAATCTAACAGATATTAGTGAGAAAAAAACTGGTCAATAAAGAAAGCTGGTTGAATTatgtatttttgtttctgtcCAGGAAACAAGCAAGCGCGAAATTGATTTCGTAGTATTGTTCACGAgcaaggaaaaggaaatcaagAAATCGTAGTTGAGCcgatgaaaagcaaagagaaaataaGAAGGGTTCGGCATCAAG
The nucleotide sequence above comes from Schizosaccharomyces osmophilus chromosome 3, complete sequence. Encoded proteins:
- the ssp1 gene encoding calcium/calmodulin-dependent (CaMKK) protein kinase Ssp1; its protein translation is MGLSNNDQNPNNTNLFRKHTWHPETNDLKKERRASGLPGDFNGTASELDQSDSFRKRNFSAGDYVISPGSNGAGGSTLTHSWTFQPGRHNQGLYSNNFREAQRQWKRLQEWGEVKETKKIKKRFDRFSGRKFINDYEILSEVGRGMHGKVKLGREMNTKELLAIKIIPKTERRPKLGRANSGSQKEKVRREIAILKKCIHPNVVRLREVIDDPNSTKVYLVLECMNGGEIQWSENQSPLLSVEQARQYFRDVVCGLEYLHYQGIIHRDIKPANLLLSSSGCVKISDFGVSYIARSGLNEENDVELVKTVGTPAFFAPELCWTDLDRPRPKISEAIDVWALGVTLFCLLFGRCPFQASMEYELFDKIVNEPLRIPDAPDIGDDGRDLLNRLLNKDPNTRITLAEVKRHPWTIRDMPDFEDWFKGTNPEASGRVEVSNDEVASAISLVGRLRRKLGKLFRFRRPKTQEQESQEQESSTSPSDSSLRRETGTSNSSIALSPSQLSDSFNHMSVDKQENNAGESEENARDAGAGGGGQHLEKPKIDFNWDRSPMSEISNPVEEVDTKPDEDDYDEDDSSDDRSPDSLSMHPGGAGYDVYCQAYTDSHNNRMEYSQQADHDLKKDQVPMVAWRDYEHLNRSRPGEDPNYNSISGFLSANGLPMSQAPSTSPYIFEHPMTSSH
- the set7 gene encoding histone lysine H3-K37 methyltransferase Set7, with protein sequence MKTVSLFDRPVEIRDTEAKGRGVFALEPLPAHTCIEVSPVLLFEKDQYANHGQYTILNEYTYVWSNGRQGLALGLGSMFNHDRCPNVYWKKDEPNRCISYFTLREVSPCEELCISYGEHLWFDDGSTSDHNHHDPSEEESSFLQNLLL